In Phreatobacter cathodiphilus, the genomic window AATGCTCTCTTGTGTCGCGCGGCCAGACTGCGGCTGCTGTCAGAAACAGGCCGGTCGGCATCGCGCCGATCGCAGCATGCGCCTCGACAGACCTGCGAATCCGCTCTACCCGCTGAACATCCAGTGCCCGGACATCCACCCTTGGAAACCGCCCTCTACCTCCCCGTCAAAACCTTCCTCGAAGGCCTCGGCTTCGACGTGAAGGGCGAGATCATGGGCTGCGACCTGGTCGCGTTGAGGGACGGCGAACCCGCCGCCGTCGTCATCGGCGAGCTGAAACAGTCCTTCACCCTCGAACTCGTCCTGCAGGCGGTCGACCGCTCGGCCGCCGCCGACGAGGTCTGGCTGGCGGTGAAGGCCTCCGCCAAGGGGCGCGGCCGCGAGCACGACAGCCGCGTGAAGAAGCTGTGCCGGCTCTGCGGCTTCGGGCTCCTGTCGGTGCTGCCGATGGGCGGCGTCGAGGTCGTCGTCGACCCCGTCCCGTGGAAGCCGCGGCACGACGGCAAGCGCCGCTCGCGCCTCGTCGCCGAACACCGCCGCCGCCGCGGTGATCCCGCGACCGGCGGCTCGACGCGCCGCCCCATCATGACCGCCTACCGCCAGCGCACCCTCGCCATGGCCCAGGCCCTCGCCGCCGGCCCGCTCCGCCCCCGTGATCTCACGCCCTTCGCCCCCGACGCAGCGGCCATCCTCCAGCGCAACGTCTATGGCTGGTTCGTACGGCAGGAGCGCGGGATCTACGGACTGTCGGAGGCCGGCCATGCCGCCCTTGCCGCATGGGCCGACCACCTGCCTGCGGAGCCCTGAGGGATCGCGACCTTCTGTCGCCGCAGTGCAACGCAGGACCCCTCGGCCGCGTTGCACTGCCATGCCCCACCAACACAGGAGTGCCTCCGTGCCCGCCTTCCACCGCCGCGTCATGTTGGCCGCGACCCTCGCCCTGACGATCGCCGCCGTGCCCCTGGCCGCTGCCCGCGCCGACGACCGGCCGGTCACCCCCCAGGAGCGCGTGCAGATCGAGAACAGTCTGCGCCAAGCCGGTTTCACCCGCTGGGGAGACATCGAGTTTGACGACGGACACTTCGACGTGGACGACGCCATCGCCGCCGACGGCGGCAAGTACGACCTGGAGCTTTCCAGCGTCGACTTCTCCATCATCAAGCGCGAGCGCGACGACTGATCCGTCAGCCGCGCCGGCACAGCCGGCCGAGATCGGCGAAGGTCAGGCGGATCGCCTGTTCCGAGCGCGCGATCATGCGCCGGCCGGCGGCGCTCCGACAGTCCCAGCGCAGGCCGGCGCGCGCCGCAATCGCCCGGCGATACTCCGCCGTGAGAGTGCGGACCGTGTCCGCACGGATGCAACCCGACGCCATGCGACGGAACCGCGTCTCAAGGGCCGGTGGACGCCCGCAGGCGCGCAGGAAAACCTCGACCACCGCATAGGAGTCCACCCGTTTCGACAGGTCCGCGCGCTGCGCGGGTGTGAGCAGATCGAGACTGTAGGCGCCGCCACCGGGGGCCGATTGGGCCGCTGCGGGGGAAGCGGCGACAAGGGCGACGAGCGCGCCGGCGGCGAGGAGATGGAAAGAGCGCATGGACCGGCGGGAAGGACTTCTGACGGCGCCAAGTCTAGCCGCGCCGCTGCGGCTCGCAAGCGCCGGCCCTTGACGTCACAGCCTGCCTCGGCCACCCCTCGCCATCGCTTCTCGTCTCCGGCCCTCAGCCATGCCCCCTGCAACTCGCCTGGAAGACCGTCTCGCCGCCGCGGCCCGGCTCGTCGAGGCTGAACTCGCCACCCTCCTCCACGATGCCCCCCGCCCCGGGGAGATGGCCCGGCCGGCGCGACTGATCGGGGCGATGCGCCATGGCGTCCTCGCCGGCGGCAAGCGCTTGCGGCCCTTCCTGGTGATCGAGTGCGCGGCGTTGTTCGGTGTCCCGGTGGGCGACGCGCTGCCCACGGCGGCGGCGCTCGAGCTCGTCCACTGCTATTCCCTCGTCCACGACGACCTGCCGGCCATGGACGACGACGATCTGAGGCGGGGCCGGCCGACCGTTCACAAGGCCTACGACGAGGCGACTGCCATCCTGGTCGGCGACGGCCTGCTGACCCTCGCCTTCGAGACCGTCGCGGCGGAGAGTGCCCACCCCGATCCCGCCATCCGGGCCGAGCTCACGGTGCTTCTCGCACGCGCCGCCGGCCTCGGCGGCATGGTCGGCGGCCAGCTGCTCGATCTCGCGGCCGAGGGCAGGTTCGACGGCGGCGCCCCCCTCGATCTCGCGGAGGCCGATATCCGCCGCCTCCAGGCCATGAAGACGGGGGCGCTGATCCGCTTCGCCTGCCTCGCCGGCGCGGTGCTCGGCGGCGCGTCGCAGGTCGAGCGCGAGGCCCTCGTCGCCTATGGCGAGATTATAGGCCTCGCGTTCCAGGTGGCGGACGACCTCATCGACCATGATGGCGATGCCGCTCTCGCCGGCAAGGCCATCGGCAAGGACGCCGCTCGCGGCAAGGGAACGCTCGTGTCGCTGCACGGGCCGCACTGGGCGCGCGACGAACTGACGCGCCTCGTCGACGATGCGGCGGCGCAGCTGGTGCCGTTCGGCGGGAGGGCTGCAATCCTGGCCGAGGCGGCGGGCTTCATCGCCCGGCGGCAGGCCTGACCTGTCGCGTCTCCCCGGCCCTCGAGCCTTGACTCGACCGCCGCGGGCGCGCCAGCATTGGAATATCTTTTTCGGTTTTCAGGGGAGGGGACGATGGTTTTTTCGTCCGCACGGCGAGTCTTCGGGATGATTTTGGGTGTGGTGCTCGCCGCCAGCCTGGCCGCGCCGGCCGAGGCGCAGAAGCGGCAGAACACCGTCCGCTTCGCCTATGACCAGGTGCCGGAGAACGTCGATCCCTTCTTCAACAACGTCCGCATCGGCGTCATCATCGCCCATCAGGTCTGGGACACCCTGATCTACCGCGACCCGAAGACCAACGAGTACAAGGGCCAGCTCGCCACCGCCTGGCGTTGGGTCGACGACAAGACACTCGAGCTCGACCTGCGCCGCGGCGTCAAGTTCCACAACGGAGTCGAGTTCTCCGCCGACGACGTGGTCTATACCCTGAACTTTGTCTCCAACCCGGCCAACCGCTCCACCACCCAGTCGAACGTCAACTGGATCGAGCGTGCCGAGAAGGTCGACAGCCACAAGGTGCGCATCATCACCAAGCGCCCCTTCCCCGCCGCGATCGAATATCTCGCCGGCCCCATCGTCATCCATCCCGCCGCCTATTACGAGCAGGTCGGCCCCAAGGGGATGAACGAGAAGCCGGTCGGATCCGGCCCCTATCGCGTCGTCGAGCACCAGATTGGCCGCTCCATCACCCTGCAGCGCAATCCCGACTATTTTCGCGACGGGCCGAAGCCGCAGCCGCAGATCGAGCGCATCGTCATCCGCTTCATCCCCGACCGCCAGACGCAGGTGGCCGAGATGCTCTCCGGCGGCCTCGACTTCGTCATGAACATCGCCCCCGACCAGGCGCAGCAGATGCGCGCCGTGCCGACTCTGCAGATCGTCTCCGGCGGCACCATGCGCATCGTCTTCCTGAACTTCGCCACCACCGAGCGCTCGCCCGCCCCGCAACTGCGTGACGTGCGCGTCCGCCGCGCCATCGCCCATGCCATCGACCGCCAGACCATGGCGCGTCAGCTTGTCGGCGAAGGCTCGCAGCTCATCAACGCCATCTGCTTCCCGGCCCAGTTCGGCTGCGACGCCTCGCAGGCCCCGGTCTACGAGTACAATCCGGCCAAGGCGAAGGAACTGCTGGCGGAGGCGGGGTTCCCCAACGGCTTCGACATCGACCTGCACTCCTACCGCGAGCGCAACCAGGCCGAGGCCATGATCAACTACCTGCGTGCCGTCGGCATCCGCGCCACGCTGCGCTTCGGTCAGTACGCCGCGATGCGCGAGCAGATTCGCTCCAACCGTGCCGGCATGGCCCACCAGACCTGGGGCTCCTTCTCGATCAACGACGTCTCGGCCTCGACGCCCGTCTACTACAAGGGCCTCGACGACGACATCTCGCGCGATCCCAAGGTGATCGAGCTGCTGGAGCGCGGCGATTCCGTCACCGATCCGCAGCAGCGCATCGCCGCATATCGCGAGGCCCACAAGATCATCATCGAACAGGCCTATTCGGTCCCGCTCTACAATCTCGTCACCTTCTATGCGGCGTCGAAGGATCTGGAATTCGCCGCCTATCCGGACGAGCTGCCGCGCTTCTGGGAGATGCGCTGGAAGTGATGCTATGATCCGGCCGCGGGGCGTCATGCGCCGCGGCCGGACACGGCAGCTCCAAGGCGCCTTATCGAATGTTTAATTACACGCTCAAGCGGCTCGCATTGGCCGCTCTCGTCGCATTGGCGGTGTCGGCGCTGGCCTTCGTGCTGCTCCGCCTGTCGGGCGACGTCGCCATCGCCATCGCGGGTGAAGGCGCGCGCGCCGAGGACATCGCCGCAGTCCGCCAGCAATACGGGCTCGACCGGCCCCTGGTGATCCAATATCTCGACTGGCTCGGCCGCACGCTGCAGGGCGACTTCGGTCAGTCCCTCTATTTCCGGACCTCGGTCTTCGATCTGATCGTTACCAAGATCCAGACGACCCTCGTCCTCGCGGTCCTCGCCATCGCCTTCGCCCTGGCGCTCTCCGTTCCCTTGGGCGTCATGGCGGCGGTCTGGCAGAACTCCTGGATCGACCGGCTCTGCCTGTGGATCGCGGTCGCCGGCCAGGCGCTTCCCAACTTCTTCTTCGCCCTCTGCCTCGTGATGGTCTTCTCCATCGGCCTCGGCTGGCTGCCCGTCTCCGGTGCCGACGGTTGGGAGCATTTCATCATGCCGACGGTGGCCCTCGGCTACTACGTCACGCCGCCTTTCATGCGGCTCGTCCGTGCCGGCATGATCGAGGTTCTCGGCGCCGACTACATCCGCACCGCTCGCGCCAAGGGCCTGCCAGCCTCCACAGTGATCCTCCGCCACGGCCTGCGCAATGCGCTGGTGCCGGTGGTGGCGCTCACCGCCGTGCAACTCGGCTTCCTCCTCGGCGGCTCCATCGTCATCGAGACGGTCTTCGCTCTCGACGGCCTCGGCTACCTCGCCTACCAGGCCATCTCCCAGAAGGACTTCCCGGTGATCCAGGCGGTGCTCATGCTGCTCTCGGTCGGTTATGTCGTGCTGACGCTGGTGGCCGATCTCGTCAATGCCTGGCTCGATCCCAGGATCAGGGTGGGCTGACATGAGCGACATCGCCGAAACCCCCGCGGTCGCCGTGGTGCCGCCCTCTCGCTTCAAGCGGCGCGCCCTCAAGCACAAGGGCCTGATGATCGGCACGCTGATCTTCACGGTCATCGTGCTGATCGCCCTGCTGGCGCCGTTCGTCTCGCCGCACGACCCCTATGCCCAGGATCTCAACAACCGGCTCGTGCCCCCGGTCTGGTACGAGCGCGGATCCTGGCTGCATCCGCTCGGCACCGACAATCTGGGCCGCGACTATCTCTCCCGCACGCTCTACGGGGCGCAGATTTCGCTACTGATCGGCATGTCGGTCATGCTCATCTCGGGGGCGATCGGCACGGCCCTCGGCCTCGTCGCCGGCTACTTCGGCGGCCGGATCGACCTCCTCGTCACCTTCATCATCACCACCCGCCTCGCCTTGCCGGTGGTGCTGGTGGCCCTCGCCGTGGTCGCCATGGTCGGTGGGACGCTCGGCATCGTCATCGCCGTGCTCGGCCTGCTCAAATGGGACCGCTTCGCGGTGGTGATGCGCTCGGCGACACAGCAGGTCCGCTCGCTCGACTTCGTCGAGGCGGCGCGTGCCAGCGGCGCCAGCCAGTTGCGCATCATCCTGAAGGAGGTGCTGCCCAACGTCATGCCGCATCTCATCGTCGTCGGCACGGTGGAAGCGGCGAGCGCCATTCTGCTTGAGGCGGCCCTGTCCTTCCTCGGTCTCGGCGTGCAGCCGCCGCTGCCCTCCTGGGGGCTGATGATCTCGGAGGCGAAGAACTTCATGTTCTTCTCCTTCTGGCTCATCGCCATCCCGGGCGCGGCCCTCGCCCTGCTGGTGCTCGCCATCAACATGATGGGGGACGGCCTGCGCGACGTGACGGCTCCCGACAGCCGGTCCTGAACGGAGCCGAGCGCCCGCCCGCGCATGCCACCCTGTCCGCGCGCGCCGTGGCGAAAGCCGGCGGTCGCGCTAATCTGCCGCCGACACGTCCTGTGAAGAGACATCCATGACCCGCGCCTCCGCCATTGCCGCCGCCCACCAGATGTTCGACGACGGCAGCCTGAAGGAGATCTTCGCCCGTCGCATCGCCATCCCGACCGAGAGCCAGAACCCGGCTCGCGCACCGGATCTCGCCCGCTACCTGACCGAGGAAATGCAGCCCTCGCTGGAAGCCATGGGCTTCTCCTGCCGCATCCTCACCCACCCCAATGCCAAGGGCCCGTTCCTCCTCGCGGAGCGGATCGAGGACCCCGCCCTCGTCACCGTCCTGGGCTACGGCCATGGCGATGTCATCGCCGGCCTCGAGGGCAAGTGGAAGGAGGGCCGTGATCCCTGGACGCTCGATGACACCGGCGACACCTGGTACGGCCGCGGCGTCGTCGACAACAAGGGCCAGCATGCCATCAACATCGAGGCGCTGCGCTGCGTGCTGAAGACCCGCGGCAAGCTCGGCTTCAACGTCCGCTACCTCATCGAGATGGGCGAGGAGGTGGGCTCCGCCGGCCTCCACGATCTCGCCCGCGACAACCGCGATCTCTTCCTCGCAGACATTCTCATCGGCTCGGACGGCCCGCGCATGACCGCCGAGCGGCCGACGCTCTGCCTCGGCTCGCGCGGCGCCTATCGGATCGATCTCACCATCGACGCGCGCGAAGGCGGCCACCATTCCGGCAACTGGGGTGGGCTCCTGTCCAACCCGGCGGTGCGGCTCGCCCATGCCATTTCCACGATCATTGGCCCGACGGGGCAGGTGCGGGTCCACGAACTCCTGCCGAAGGAGATGCCGGACTCGGTGAAGCGGGCGCTCTCCGACATCGAGCCTGCCAGCATTCCCGGCGGCCCTCAGATCGAAACATGGTGGGGCGAGCCGGGCTTCACGCCCGCCGAGAAGGTCTATGGCTGGAACACCTTCGAGGTCCTGGCGCTGGGCGCCGGCGACATCTCCAACCCGCAGAATGCCGTGCCGCCGGCGGCCAAGGCCGTCTGCCAGATCCGCACCGTCGTCGGCTCCGATCCCGACGGCTTCATCCCCGCCATCCAGCGGCATCTGGCCCGCCACGGCTTCCCCGACGTCCAGGTGACGAGCGGCCGCGACATCGCCTTCAAGGCGACCCGCACCGATCCCGATCATCCCTGGGTCCGCTGGGCCGCCGCCTCCATCGCCGAGACCACCGGCAAGAAGCCGGCGGTCATTCCCAATGCGGGCGGGTCGCTGCCCAACGACGTCTTCGCCGAGATCATCGGCATGCCGACCATTTGGGTACCGCACTCCTATCCCGGCTGCTCGCAGCATGCCCCCAACGAGCACGTGCCCTCGGCCCTGGTCCGCGAGGCCATCGGCCTCATGGCCGGGCTTTACTGGGACCTCGGCGAGGGCACGCACCCGAAGCTGGCGCGCTGAGCGCCGGGACAGGGGAGGGGCCCCGATGAACACGGTCGACCGGATCGACGTCGCCATCGTCGGCGGCGGCATGGTGGGGACAGCTACGGCGCTCGCCTGCCTCGCCCGCGGTCTCTCGGTGACCCTCGTCGATCCCGGCGGCATCCGCAACGCCGCGAGTTACGGCAATGCCGGTGTCATCTCACGCGGCTCGCTCTTCCCCGTGGCCGGCCCTGGCGTGCTGAAGAAGCTGCCTCGGTACGCCCTCAACCGCGACGTCGCCATCCGTGTCGACTACGGCTCGCTGCTCGCCGTTGCGCCCTGGCTGGTCGCCTTCATGCGCCGCTGCAACGAGGCCTCGTGGCGCGAGGCCGCCGCGGCGCTCGATCCGCTCTGCGCCGCGGCCTATGACGAGCACTGGCGCATCGCCGGCGAGATCGGCGCCCGCGACCTGATCGTGCGGCGAGGCTGGGTGAAGCTCTACCGAAGCGAGGAGGCCTTCGCCGCCGGCGCGCTGGAGCGCGAGCTCCTCGGCCAGCACAAGGTCGCCTTCGAGGTGATCGACGGCGCCGAACTGCCGCAATTCGAACCGGCGCTGAAGCGCCGCTACGCCAGGGCCGTCTGGCACACCGAGACGGGCTCGGTGCGCGATCCGGGCGCCCTCGTCCAGGCCTACGAGGCGGCCGCCGTCCAGCGCGGTGCCACCCTCGTCGCGGCGCGGGCGAGGACCGTCGAGGAGGACGGTGACGGCGCGAAGGTCCTGCTCGAAGGTGGCGGGGAGGTCCGGGCGAAGACCGTCGTGATCGCCGCCGGCGCCGCCGCCCACGACCTCACCCGCATGATGGGCTATCGCCTGCCGCTCGCCGCCGAGCGGGGCTACCATCGCCATTTCGCCGATGCCAGCGAGCACAAGCTTTCCCGCCCGATCCACGACACCGGCGGCGGCTATGTCGTCTCGCCAATGAATGCCGGGCTTCGCCTGCTCTCGGGCGTCGAGCTCGCCCGCCGCGAGGCGCCCGCGAACTTCTCCCAGATCACCGCCGTCGAGGCCGACGCGCGCCGCACGGTCGCGATGGGCGACAGCGTCGAGCCGGCTCCCTGGCACGGCGCCCGGCCCTCGACCCCCGACGGCCTGCCGGTCATCGGCAGGGCGCCGCACCATCCCCATGTCGTCTTCGCTTTCGGCCACGGCCATATCGGCCTGTCGACCGGGCCGATCACCGGCCGTGTCGTCGCCGACATCGTCACCGGCGCGACCTCCGCCGTGCCGATCACCCCCTTCTCGCCGGGGCGGTTCTGATCCGCCCCCGTGTCCGTGTGATCCCAGACATGCCGACATCGGACATTGCCAGCGACAGGCGGCCGGCTAGAGTTGCGGACAAGGCGGGCGGCATGACCCGCAAACCAGAGGTGTGACCACGATGTTGAAGCGGATGATCGTCGCGGCCGGCATGGCCGCCGGCTTGATGGCGGGTGCCCTGGCGCCGGCCGGTGCGCAGACGGTGGAATGGCGCGGCGGCTCCATCGGCGGCGGCTGGTACACCATCGTCTCGGGGGCGGCCAAGCTCCTCGAGGACAAGATCCCGGGCATGACCATCAAGGCCGTTCCGGGCGGCGGCGCCGCCAATCCGGTGGCCGTGCAGCAGGGGCAGGCGCAGCTCGCCATGTCCATCGACATCTTCGCCGCCATGGCTGCGTCCGGCACCGGCACCTATCAGGGCCGCCCTGCCGCCGACAAGCTGCGGATGATCGGCCAGTCCTTCGGCGACACGCCCTATCACTTCATCCGCGCCCCCGGCCAGACCATGGACATTGCGACCCTGTTCAAGGAGGGCCGCAACATCCGCTTCGGCGGCGCCAACAACGGCGCGACCGACGAGATCGCCCTGCGCTGGCTCCTCGCCGTCTACGGCCAGACCTATGACAGCCTGCGCGCCCGCGGCTGGCGCTTCCAGCTCGCCGCCTACGGCGACCTCGCCGCCGCCTATCGTGACGGCCAGCTCGACTACGCCTTCTTCGCCCTCGGCCTGCCCGGCTCGGCGGTGGTGGACATGGCCACCGGCCGTGACGGCGAGATTCTCGACATCCCGCAGGACGTGATGGACGCCTTCAAGCAGCGCCACGGCATGGGCTCGGGCGTCATCCCGGCAGGCACCTACCCGCGCTTCCAGGGCACGCGCGAGGTGAAGACGCTGGTGATGGCGACGACCCTCGTCACCTCGTCCGACGTGTCCGAGGACATCGTCTACAAGATCACCAAGGCGATCTGCGAGAACGTCGCGGAGCTGCCGCGCATCCATGGCTCGCTGAAGGACTATCGTTGCGAGACGGCGATCGCCAACCGGCCCGTCCCGGTCCACCCCGGCGCGCTGCGCTACTATCGCGAGCGCGGCTGGGTGCAGGGCTGATCCACCTCGGTTGAACAAGGCCCGGGCCACCGCCCGGGCCTTCACCTTTGGGGCTGCCGCCGGCCCGCCTCTTCACTCGGATATCTCGCCATGCGCGAACTCAAGGGGCCGGTTTTCTGGCTCGCGGCCGCCGTTGCCGTCTCCGCCTCGCTCTTCCATCTGCTGACCGGCGGCTTCGGCTTCCTGGAGCCGCGCGAGCAGCGCTCCGTCCACCTGCTCGTGCTGCTGCCGCTCGCCTTCATCCTCTATCCGGCCGGCGAGACCTCGCCCAAGGATCGCCCCAGCGTCGTGGATTGGCTGCTCTCGGCCCTCGCGGTTCTGCCGAGCCTCTATTCCTACGGCTGCGCCAATGGCGGGCGCTACTGCGCCTCCATTATCAACCTGCGCTTCGAGACGGTCGATCCTGTCCATCCGGTCGAACTCGTCTTCGGCGTCATCGCCATCGTCCTGGTCGTCGAGGCCCTGCGCCGGGCGGTGACGCCGGTGCTCGCGGGCCTCGTCGCTTCCGGCATTCTCTATCTCTTCGTCACCGAATACATGCCGGGTATCCTGCATTTCCGCGACATTCCGGCGACGCAGATCGTCGAGACCATGTACCTGTTCAACTCGAACGGCATTTACGGCTCGATCACCGGCATCTCGGCCACCATGGTCGCCATGTTCATCATCTTCGGCGCTTTCATCGAAGGCTCTGGCGTCGGCATGCTGTTCCACAATCTCGGCATGAAGGTCGCGGGCCGGCAGGCCGGCGGGCCCGCCAAGGTCGAGGTCGTCTCTTCCGCCATGTTCGGCACGATCTCGGGCTCGTCCGTCGCGAACGTCTTCGCCACCGGCTCCTTCACCATCCCCGCCATGATCAAGCTCGGCTACCGCCGCCAGTTCGCGGCCGGGGTCGAGGCCGCCTCCTCGGTCGGAGGGCAGATCATGCCGCCCGTGATGGGGGCGGGAGCCTTCATCATGGCCGAGATCACCAACATTCCGTACCAGACCATCGCGCTGGCGGCGATCGCCGGCTCGCTGCTCTACTTCTTCATGATCCTCATCAGCGTGCATTTCGAGGCGCGGCGGCTGCGCCTCACCGGCTGCGACCCCGACGAGATCCCGACCTGGAGCTTCGTGCTCCGCGACGTCCACCTGCTCATCCCGGTCTTCGTCATGATCGGCGCCATGGCTATGGGCTATTCGCCCTCCTTCGCCGCTTTCTGGGGGATCATAGCCGTCTGGCCGTCCTCCTGGTTGCGCGTCCACACCCGGCTCTGGCCTGCGGACATCCTGCGCATGCTGGCGAACGGCGGGCGCAACATGGTGGTGGTGGCGCTCGCCTGCGCGGGCGCCGGCATCTTCGTCGCCTGCCTCACGGTCACGGGCATGGTGATCTCCTTCTCCACCATCGTGACGGGCCTAGCCGGCAACAACCTCTACATCGCCGGCGTCCTCATCGCGATCACCGTGCTCATCCTCGGCATGGGTGTGCCGACCACCGCCGCCTACATCATCGGCGCGGCGAT contains:
- a CDS encoding DUF2161 domain-containing phosphodiesterase, which encodes METALYLPVKTFLEGLGFDVKGEIMGCDLVALRDGEPAAVVIGELKQSFTLELVLQAVDRSAAADEVWLAVKASAKGRGREHDSRVKKLCRLCGFGLLSVLPMGGVEVVVDPVPWKPRHDGKRRSRLVAEHRRRRGDPATGGSTRRPIMTAYRQRTLAMAQALAAGPLRPRDLTPFAPDAAAILQRNVYGWFVRQERGIYGLSEAGHAALAAWADHLPAEP
- a CDS encoding PepSY domain-containing protein, with product MPAFHRRVMLAATLALTIAAVPLAAARADDRPVTPQERVQIENSLRQAGFTRWGDIEFDDGHFDVDDAIAADGGKYDLELSSVDFSIIKRERDD
- a CDS encoding polyprenyl synthetase family protein, giving the protein MPPATRLEDRLAAAARLVEAELATLLHDAPRPGEMARPARLIGAMRHGVLAGGKRLRPFLVIECAALFGVPVGDALPTAAALELVHCYSLVHDDLPAMDDDDLRRGRPTVHKAYDEATAILVGDGLLTLAFETVAAESAHPDPAIRAELTVLLARAAGLGGMVGGQLLDLAAEGRFDGGAPLDLAEADIRRLQAMKTGALIRFACLAGAVLGGASQVEREALVAYGEIIGLAFQVADDLIDHDGDAALAGKAIGKDAARGKGTLVSLHGPHWARDELTRLVDDAAAQLVPFGGRAAILAEAAGFIARRQA
- a CDS encoding ABC transporter substrate-binding protein translates to MILGVVLAASLAAPAEAQKRQNTVRFAYDQVPENVDPFFNNVRIGVIIAHQVWDTLIYRDPKTNEYKGQLATAWRWVDDKTLELDLRRGVKFHNGVEFSADDVVYTLNFVSNPANRSTTQSNVNWIERAEKVDSHKVRIITKRPFPAAIEYLAGPIVIHPAAYYEQVGPKGMNEKPVGSGPYRVVEHQIGRSITLQRNPDYFRDGPKPQPQIERIVIRFIPDRQTQVAEMLSGGLDFVMNIAPDQAQQMRAVPTLQIVSGGTMRIVFLNFATTERSPAPQLRDVRVRRAIAHAIDRQTMARQLVGEGSQLINAICFPAQFGCDASQAPVYEYNPAKAKELLAEAGFPNGFDIDLHSYRERNQAEAMINYLRAVGIRATLRFGQYAAMREQIRSNRAGMAHQTWGSFSINDVSASTPVYYKGLDDDISRDPKVIELLERGDSVTDPQQRIAAYREAHKIIIEQAYSVPLYNLVTFYAASKDLEFAAYPDELPRFWEMRWK
- a CDS encoding ABC transporter permease yields the protein MFNYTLKRLALAALVALAVSALAFVLLRLSGDVAIAIAGEGARAEDIAAVRQQYGLDRPLVIQYLDWLGRTLQGDFGQSLYFRTSVFDLIVTKIQTTLVLAVLAIAFALALSVPLGVMAAVWQNSWIDRLCLWIAVAGQALPNFFFALCLVMVFSIGLGWLPVSGADGWEHFIMPTVALGYYVTPPFMRLVRAGMIEVLGADYIRTARAKGLPASTVILRHGLRNALVPVVALTAVQLGFLLGGSIVIETVFALDGLGYLAYQAISQKDFPVIQAVLMLLSVGYVVLTLVADLVNAWLDPRIRVG
- a CDS encoding ABC transporter permease; translation: MSDIAETPAVAVVPPSRFKRRALKHKGLMIGTLIFTVIVLIALLAPFVSPHDPYAQDLNNRLVPPVWYERGSWLHPLGTDNLGRDYLSRTLYGAQISLLIGMSVMLISGAIGTALGLVAGYFGGRIDLLVTFIITTRLALPVVLVALAVVAMVGGTLGIVIAVLGLLKWDRFAVVMRSATQQVRSLDFVEAARASGASQLRIILKEVLPNVMPHLIVVGTVEAASAILLEAALSFLGLGVQPPLPSWGLMISEAKNFMFFSFWLIAIPGAALALLVLAINMMGDGLRDVTAPDSRS
- a CDS encoding M20 family metallopeptidase, whose product is MTRASAIAAAHQMFDDGSLKEIFARRIAIPTESQNPARAPDLARYLTEEMQPSLEAMGFSCRILTHPNAKGPFLLAERIEDPALVTVLGYGHGDVIAGLEGKWKEGRDPWTLDDTGDTWYGRGVVDNKGQHAINIEALRCVLKTRGKLGFNVRYLIEMGEEVGSAGLHDLARDNRDLFLADILIGSDGPRMTAERPTLCLGSRGAYRIDLTIDAREGGHHSGNWGGLLSNPAVRLAHAISTIIGPTGQVRVHELLPKEMPDSVKRALSDIEPASIPGGPQIETWWGEPGFTPAEKVYGWNTFEVLALGAGDISNPQNAVPPAAKAVCQIRTVVGSDPDGFIPAIQRHLARHGFPDVQVTSGRDIAFKATRTDPDHPWVRWAAASIAETTGKKPAVIPNAGGSLPNDVFAEIIGMPTIWVPHSYPGCSQHAPNEHVPSALVREAIGLMAGLYWDLGEGTHPKLAR
- a CDS encoding NAD(P)/FAD-dependent oxidoreductase, yielding MNTVDRIDVAIVGGGMVGTATALACLARGLSVTLVDPGGIRNAASYGNAGVISRGSLFPVAGPGVLKKLPRYALNRDVAIRVDYGSLLAVAPWLVAFMRRCNEASWREAAAALDPLCAAAYDEHWRIAGEIGARDLIVRRGWVKLYRSEEAFAAGALERELLGQHKVAFEVIDGAELPQFEPALKRRYARAVWHTETGSVRDPGALVQAYEAAAVQRGATLVAARARTVEEDGDGAKVLLEGGGEVRAKTVVIAAGAAAHDLTRMMGYRLPLAAERGYHRHFADASEHKLSRPIHDTGGGYVVSPMNAGLRLLSGVELARREAPANFSQITAVEADARRTVAMGDSVEPAPWHGARPSTPDGLPVIGRAPHHPHVVFAFGHGHIGLSTGPITGRVVADIVTGATSAVPITPFSPGRF
- a CDS encoding TAXI family TRAP transporter solute-binding subunit, coding for MLKRMIVAAGMAAGLMAGALAPAGAQTVEWRGGSIGGGWYTIVSGAAKLLEDKIPGMTIKAVPGGGAANPVAVQQGQAQLAMSIDIFAAMAASGTGTYQGRPAADKLRMIGQSFGDTPYHFIRAPGQTMDIATLFKEGRNIRFGGANNGATDEIALRWLLAVYGQTYDSLRARGWRFQLAAYGDLAAAYRDGQLDYAFFALGLPGSAVVDMATGRDGEILDIPQDVMDAFKQRHGMGSGVIPAGTYPRFQGTREVKTLVMATTLVTSSDVSEDIVYKITKAICENVAELPRIHGSLKDYRCETAIANRPVPVHPGALRYYRERGWVQG
- a CDS encoding TRAP transporter permease; protein product: MRELKGPVFWLAAAVAVSASLFHLLTGGFGFLEPREQRSVHLLVLLPLAFILYPAGETSPKDRPSVVDWLLSALAVLPSLYSYGCANGGRYCASIINLRFETVDPVHPVELVFGVIAIVLVVEALRRAVTPVLAGLVASGILYLFVTEYMPGILHFRDIPATQIVETMYLFNSNGIYGSITGISATMVAMFIIFGAFIEGSGVGMLFHNLGMKVAGRQAGGPAKVEVVSSAMFGTISGSSVANVFATGSFTIPAMIKLGYRRQFAAGVEAASSVGGQIMPPVMGAGAFIMAEITNIPYQTIALAAIAGSLLYFFMILISVHFEARRLRLTGCDPDEIPTWSFVLRDVHLLIPVFVMIGAMAMGYSPSFAAFWGIIAVWPSSWLRVHTRLWPADILRMLANGGRNMVVVALACAGAGIFVACLTVTGMVISFSTIVTGLAGNNLYIAGVLIAITVLILGMGVPTTAAYIIGAAIGAPILQQFGVPVLAAHMFVFYFSILADATPPVSVASYAAASIARCSPMAAGVVAFRLAIAGFVVGFSYLHSSALLLQDSWFEIIGEFIANALGLTLLAAGFFGFFRAPLPVALRLPLIPLGVMATLFDPIPVWWRVAIVAGIAVALYLGQKAAAGREEGVLANEAAVRAEARLARETSPT